One Glycocaulis abyssi DNA window includes the following coding sequences:
- a CDS encoding DUF6538 domain-containing protein: MNITRRGSTFYLVRRVPRRYQRVEKRATIWISLHTDSESEAQRKAPAAWSLMEAAWEARLAGDSDDAERRYEAARDLAAMRGFHYLPAQKVAALPREERLQRMEAVLRDGEPDRVEASALLGGVEQPAITVSRALELFWTLARDRTLGKSEDQLRRWKNPRIKAVRNFLQVVGDKAISEITPDDVLEFRQWWIDRIEAEGLTANSANKDFTHLADMLKTVNRMKRLGLVLPFTDVALKEGEKRTRPPFSVGWIRTRLMAPGALDGLNTQARCLVLGMINTGYRPSEAAGLLAEHIRLDTDIPHISIEPAGRQLKNATSKRVIPLAGISLEAFRACPDGFPAYRGKDKISATVNKYLRENGLLETPAHSLYGLRHSFEDRMISAHVDERVRRDLFGHAYNRERYGKGADLKHLHKVVSSVAL, translated from the coding sequence ATGAATATCACCCGGCGTGGGAGCACGTTTTATCTCGTCCGGCGGGTACCGAGACGCTATCAGCGGGTCGAAAAGCGCGCCACGATCTGGATAAGCCTGCACACCGATTCTGAAAGCGAGGCGCAGCGCAAGGCTCCGGCCGCTTGGAGCCTGATGGAAGCTGCTTGGGAAGCGCGGCTTGCTGGAGACAGCGATGATGCCGAGCGCCGCTATGAAGCGGCCCGCGATCTCGCGGCCATGCGCGGCTTTCATTATCTGCCAGCGCAGAAGGTGGCAGCCTTGCCCCGTGAGGAACGCCTGCAACGCATGGAAGCTGTCCTGCGCGATGGCGAACCGGACCGGGTTGAAGCATCGGCCCTTCTTGGCGGCGTTGAACAGCCTGCCATCACGGTCAGCCGCGCGCTGGAACTGTTCTGGACGCTCGCGAGGGACCGCACTCTTGGAAAGAGTGAGGATCAGCTGCGCCGCTGGAAGAACCCGCGCATAAAGGCGGTCCGCAATTTTCTTCAGGTGGTGGGCGACAAGGCGATCAGCGAGATCACGCCCGATGATGTGCTCGAATTCCGCCAATGGTGGATCGACCGGATTGAAGCCGAAGGGCTGACCGCCAACAGCGCCAACAAGGATTTCACGCATCTGGCCGATATGCTGAAAACCGTGAACCGGATGAAGCGGCTGGGTCTGGTTCTGCCCTTTACCGATGTCGCCCTGAAAGAGGGCGAGAAACGCACGCGCCCGCCCTTCTCGGTGGGCTGGATCAGGACGCGGCTGATGGCTCCCGGTGCGCTGGATGGGCTGAACACCCAAGCGCGCTGCCTGGTGCTGGGCATGATCAATACCGGCTACCGGCCAAGCGAGGCGGCGGGGCTTTTAGCCGAGCATATCCGGCTCGATACCGATATTCCCCATATCTCGATCGAGCCGGCCGGGCGTCAGCTGAAAAACGCCACCAGCAAACGCGTCATTCCGCTGGCCGGGATTTCGCTGGAGGCGTTCCGGGCCTGTCCTGACGGATTTCCGGCTTATCGCGGCAAGGACAAGATCAGCGCGACCGTGAACAAATATCTGCGCGAGAATGGCCTTCTGGAAACGCCCGCACACAGTCTTTACGGCCTGCGTCACAGCTTCGAGGACCGCATGATCTCTGCGCACGTGGATGAGCGCGTGCGCCGTGATCTTTTCGGGCATGCCTATAACCGCGAACGCTATGGCAAGGGGGCTGATCTGAAGCATCTTCACAAGGTCGTTTCCAGTGTCGCCTTGTAG